One part of the Halopenitus persicus genome encodes these proteins:
- a CDS encoding O-antigen ligase family protein encodes MSETAKTIHTKETTVRRLSVTTTLFVLVIISSTIDMTGANSVFHVITVVPLVFLFGAAAVLESDSIGIPRYALVAYAVLWMIYLFHALIPPLSIWTLGRIPILLATSFILLFIAPQTIDLDEFLYVLYLFPVILTLLGLPTLFLGEYHLVGVVVAPHDVSKQLPLLNVRVMPVKSVLSNPNPFGFVSGLGFVSGLSFYYRRRQATDLLLLTILIGGVIFSASRGALITTAIGAGLVLLYNYFDYWGVYTLITAGFLGFIYLIAIGLGYLPDYIDIPNLIPARIRLWTAALKAIWANPIFGIGFQPVGNTVAPYLPAGETTNNIHSTYLYVILTRGVVGGIVHFGFLALVYQNCLTGLRDVRSTALFAILTMVLIEMLFEGLAMFGLSLFSVIPALTFGFALVQIPALDR; translated from the coding sequence ATGAGCGAAACGGCAAAAACCATCCACACAAAAGAAACTACTGTTCGTCGACTCTCAGTGACAACTACACTGTTCGTGCTGGTTATCATCTCAAGCACGATAGATATGACCGGGGCGAACTCCGTCTTCCACGTCATCACAGTTGTTCCTCTTGTCTTTCTATTTGGTGCTGCCGCTGTTCTGGAATCAGATTCTATCGGGATTCCCAGATACGCGCTCGTTGCCTACGCAGTCCTCTGGATGATCTACCTCTTTCACGCTCTAATCCCACCACTCAGCATCTGGACGTTGGGTCGCATTCCAATTTTATTGGCGACTTCATTTATTCTCCTTTTTATCGCCCCGCAGACTATAGACCTAGACGAGTTTCTGTATGTTCTGTATCTGTTTCCAGTTATCCTAACACTTCTCGGACTACCGACGTTGTTCTTGGGTGAGTACCACCTCGTAGGCGTCGTCGTAGCGCCTCACGATGTGTCGAAACAACTCCCGTTACTCAACGTGCGGGTTATGCCGGTGAAATCGGTTCTGTCAAATCCCAATCCGTTCGGATTTGTTTCGGGACTTGGGTTTGTCTCTGGTTTATCGTTCTACTACCGTCGTCGTCAGGCAACTGATTTGCTTTTGCTTACGATCTTGATTGGTGGTGTAATTTTTAGTGCAAGTCGGGGTGCACTCATAACCACCGCCATCGGTGCTGGATTGGTGTTATTATATAACTATTTTGACTATTGGGGAGTGTACACACTTATTACGGCCGGGTTCCTTGGTTTCATCTACCTAATTGCCATAGGACTTGGCTATTTGCCGGATTACATTGATATTCCCAACCTCATTCCAGCCCGAATCAGATTGTGGACGGCAGCGCTGAAAGCCATTTGGGCAAACCCAATTTTCGGCATCGGCTTTCAGCCGGTCGGGAATACGGTTGCCCCATACCTCCCAGCTGGAGAAACGACAAATAATATCCACAGCACATACTTATATGTCATTCTGACTCGCGGTGTCGTTGGCGGGATCGTTCATTTCGGATTCTTAGCCCTAGTTTACCAGAACTGTCTCACTGGCCTGCGTGATGTTCGCAGCACAGCACTGTTCGCAATTCTGACGATGGTTCTTATCGAGATGCTATTCGAGGGGCTAGCGATGTTCGGATTGTCCTTGTTTTCGGTTATTCCCGCTCTCACCTTCGGGTTCGCACTGGTCCAAATTCCTGCTCTTGATCGGTAG
- a CDS encoding glycosyltransferase, translating to MSEGPRLCYFTYGTNAGHYHYALNQLRGLYKSNPEMTIDIFYAGSDDESHFPEYVTESHFVYTGNDSKVVMVVRTLLLQIQLLLYFLRVRPDVVQINTHIRTQWYTLYITILLTILRIPVVRTVHERTDSRLGNVSPLARTIANRHFQLVNHLVTHTEALRQELVEDGIRTPISVIPHGNYLCFRRYIEEKAPSPYGETENPVILFFGVKEHKGIATFLDALECTETRFDPWIVGPINDGDESYAQRARTTENVNTHFKYIPDAELWMYFYFADIVALPYREGTTSGALQLALAFENVAVVSDLPCFTEYVTDGKTATIVRQPTPQDLADSLDTLVDQPTERQRLASAGFDLARSERFDWEHLADQIIEVYAGLVPENFKL from the coding sequence ATGTCAGAGGGTCCGCGGCTGTGTTATTTCACCTACGGAACGAACGCTGGTCATTACCACTACGCACTGAACCAACTTCGTGGCCTCTATAAGTCGAACCCAGAAATGACAATTGACATATTCTATGCTGGGTCGGACGATGAGTCACATTTCCCCGAGTACGTCACAGAATCCCACTTCGTATATACAGGTAACGACAGCAAAGTCGTAATGGTTGTGCGGACATTGCTGTTGCAGATTCAATTACTGCTGTACTTTCTCCGTGTCCGACCTGATGTCGTACAAATAAACACACATATTCGGACACAGTGGTACACTCTCTATATCACGATCCTTCTTACGATTCTTCGCATACCAGTTGTTCGTACGGTTCATGAACGAACTGACAGTCGCCTAGGTAATGTCAGTCCACTTGCGAGGACAATTGCGAACAGGCACTTCCAGTTAGTTAACCATCTTGTCACACACACAGAAGCATTACGACAAGAGCTGGTTGAAGACGGTATCAGGACGCCGATATCGGTGATCCCCCATGGAAACTACCTTTGTTTTCGACGATACATAGAAGAAAAGGCCCCGTCGCCGTACGGTGAAACAGAGAATCCAGTAATCCTGTTTTTCGGTGTCAAAGAACACAAGGGTATTGCAACGTTTCTAGACGCTTTAGAATGTACAGAGACAAGGTTTGATCCTTGGATTGTCGGTCCTATTAATGACGGTGACGAGTCATATGCCCAGAGAGCACGAACCACAGAGAACGTTAATACACATTTCAAATATATTCCAGACGCCGAGTTGTGGATGTATTTCTACTTTGCTGACATCGTTGCACTCCCATATCGTGAAGGGACGACAAGCGGTGCGCTCCAACTCGCACTTGCATTTGAGAACGTAGCTGTTGTCTCGGATCTGCCTTGTTTCACCGAGTATGTGACCGATGGTAAGACAGCTACTATCGTGCGGCAACCAACACCGCAGGATCTCGCAGACAGTCTGGATACACTTGTCGACCAACCTACGGAACGACAGCGCCTGGCCTCTGCTGGATTTGATCTCGCTCGATCCGAGCGCTTCGACTGGGAACATCTTGCAGATCAGATCATAGAAGTATATGCTGGTCTCGTACCAGAGAATTTCAAACTATAA
- a CDS encoding glycosyltransferase family 2 protein: MTETFGKSDISLVIPTYNRDSHLEEFLNSIKPYTTEVEVLVIDDGSTDNTREVVSNSFAEYIQGGGNGQMEAKRIGVDKSSGKVVGFLEDDMRVDDDFINPIVTSLNNGEYIIQSKVIETSKNKSSISDGSEPNIAIKYFWNYDFINNLEQVSKSRYIPFVRESGLFVLKDILENIPLYDNNLLGDGWGESLSFSFRARDEGHRIYFHPQSVIYHLSATDGGSSGRFSKQKGDINGSGCTKFEYYRHRNSMYIHTRFFFHLALPTLIYRILYSIGKSIYYRDIRCVVYPCTGIVAGILKGTAVKALRN; encoded by the coding sequence GTGACTGAGACTTTCGGGAAATCAGACATTTCATTAGTAATACCTACATACAATAGGGATAGTCATCTAGAAGAATTTTTAAATTCTATAAAACCGTACACTACTGAGGTAGAAGTACTTGTTATTGATGATGGATCCACCGATAACACCAGAGAAGTAGTTTCCAATAGTTTTGCTGAATATATACAAGGGGGCGGTAATGGACAAATGGAAGCAAAAAGAATTGGCGTTGATAAGTCATCTGGAAAAGTGGTTGGTTTCTTGGAGGATGATATGAGAGTGGATGATGATTTTATTAATCCAATTGTTACTTCATTAAATAATGGTGAATACATAATTCAGTCAAAAGTCATTGAAACTTCCAAAAATAAATCTTCAATTTCAGATGGTTCCGAACCAAATATCGCGATAAAATATTTCTGGAATTACGATTTTATTAATAATCTTGAACAAGTGTCTAAATCGAGATATATTCCATTCGTCCGCGAATCAGGATTATTCGTATTAAAAGACATACTAGAAAATATTCCACTGTATGATAATAATTTATTAGGAGATGGTTGGGGAGAATCACTTAGCTTTTCGTTTAGAGCAAGAGATGAGGGCCATCGTATATATTTTCATCCTCAATCCGTTATTTATCATTTATCAGCAACGGATGGTGGATCAAGCGGCCGTTTTTCAAAACAAAAGGGAGATATTAATGGTAGTGGATGTACGAAATTCGAATACTATCGGCACAGAAATTCAATGTATATACATACTAGGTTTTTCTTCCATCTCGCTCTCCCAACTCTCATTTATCGTATATTATACAGCATAGGGAAATCAATATATTACAGAGATATACGATGCGTTGTTTATCCATGTACTGGTATAGTGGCTGGCATTCTAAAAGGTACAGCGGTAAAAGCACTTAGAAACTAA